The Coffea arabica cultivar ET-39 chromosome 2c, Coffea Arabica ET-39 HiFi, whole genome shotgun sequence genome includes the window AGCATTCCTGTATGCCGCATCAACTAAGTAGTACTGGCCTAATTGACAAAATTATTCTAATTAATAAACGTGATAAAAAATAGGAGTTGTGGACATAAAGCATAGCACATGCTTGACTTGAAATATTGGACCCATCACTTACCAGGTTGCGGCAGTGGAAAATCGGACGGATATGCTAATGCTGACTCCAACACTCGCGCATCGTGTGCACTTCCCTCCCATCCAGCATACACATAGATGAAGCGCATGTCATGATCACAAACTGCCAGAACATTCTGTGATTGCCACCCGTGCCGATTTGTATATGTCATTTGCTCGCCTGTCGGAGGACAAGCTGAGATGTGAGTGCCATCCATCGCTCCCACAGCATCCTAATAtgtgtaaaaaatatataatcaaCTTTCTACAATCGTCTTAGTACATCAAGCCAAAAATCACTCGATTCTTTCAACATTACCTTGAACCATGGATAAAAATTAGTTGAATTTGCAATGCGTGGATGAACTGCAGTCTGGTCACCCGGTCGTATTATTTCAGCTGCAAATAAACACAGGCCTCGGAGTACCTTTTTTATATTTCGATTAATCGTCTCGATGGATCGATcaaaaattgtccccaagacACGGTGCGTATGCTTGTGGCTGACCAACATTAAGGTCATAGCAAGCGCCTCCTGTATGGGCACGCGCTGTTGGTAATTGTGCGGAACGTACTGTCTCTCGACAAGGATATTGGACAGCAGCAAGAAATTATCAACCGTGATACGCATGTTGTCTATTGAGCGTCTATGATGACCGTAGAGTACGCGTTCCACCCACTGCCTATCTGTGAATGAACCATCATGTTGCGGAAGTGGTTGATTATTATCCACGTGTGCAAGTGACGGATGCATTAACATTAACGAGGCACTCATAAGAAGTAAGGCCTCATCTTCCTCATCTTGCCTCATGCGGTCCGCATTGCGTCCTCTAGCACCACGGCGGTTGTTCCAGGCCATGATAATTGAGTATATATCTGTATATATGTTTACAATAATGAGTTTGTTTGAATAATAGATTATTTACacaaatttatttacttatatcataaatatatttctccctattattttttatttcatatacgtcacataaaaaaaattttatgttatttatttaatttttcaaagaaactAAAGCTAGAACAACACATTACAATCTGTATCTGCATGCTTAAAAGTAAAAATTATGTACCTTTATAAGGCTTTCTGAATCTTTCTGGAGACAGATCTATAAATGTAAttaatatgtataaatatataattaatattatgtatattaatataaatatataaatgcattACGTAAGAGTATATAAAACAACAATTCATGCGAAACTAATTCCAGGCCGTACTATCTCAACCGGGGGATTGCCAACTTGAGAAAACTGGATTAAGTTGGTTTTATACCTTAGGATTGCCATGACTTTCCTCGCATGTGTATCTTTTTAATATGCACTACTACGTGCTTACGGACAAAAAACTTTTAGTTTAGTGCTAACTAAACTAAACAACTGTTTTAGGACTAACTAATATACTTGTGCCTCaaaattttggactaaaaattgcacaaaactACAACCTAGGAGTCCATAATCAAACACACTACAGATCCTGACATACCAATCATGCAACGTAACAGCCAAAGATAACAACTTTAGGCTAAAGATCATAACCAAAAATATTCCTCCCATCTCCTTCCAACAAAATCCATAGTTCCGAGTAGAAGCATGGAAAGGATATAACTTTAACATACGGAGAGAGAGTAATATACCTGAACAGCCAAAAAGATTAGATTGGAACGATCTTTAGCAAGCAACTTTGCCTCTCCACAATGAAAGATGGAAGCTGACGAAGGCCGTGGGTTTCTTCTTCCTCAGTCACTTTCTTTTGCTCAGTTCCGTATCTCTCCACCTTCCGTATCTGCTGCTCTCTAATTCTTGCTCAGTTATGTTGACACAACTCAAGTGATTGCAAGAAGATTTATATTTTCATTCCTATTTCTGACTAGGAACATCTTCGGAAAGTCATTTCTGACAATTAAAACTTGCTGACAAATACCACCCGTGACCATGAAAAAGAATCTTTTTGCTATTTAATAAACCTTTGGATGGACCAGTCATCTTTCAAATCAACTACTACCACCCGTGATGTTTGAGTAACATCACGTCCATGTCCATGAGCtttaatagaaaacaaaaaagtagCATGACATTAGACAAGATGGGGGGAATTTGGTTCTTTCTCTGCAAGTAAGTCTGGATGTCAGTAGTATGCTTTTACTTTGGCAAACTTATTCGAATTAGTAGAACTTAGAAGtcagataaaaagaaaaaactgcCTCTTGCATAAAGAGATgcaatctttctttttttttaaaaaaaaaagaaagaaacaaaataggAATAATATGTTACTTAGGTAGCCATTCTTAACATATCGATTTTGAATTGTAGTATCATCGATTTTGAAGTGTAGAAACAAAATAgctattaattaattttttgccCCCCTTGATTTTTAGAGGCTTTTGCAATTATTAAAAATGTCAAGCAAGCAATACAAGTAAAGATTGGAGCAATTTTCTGTATGTACGTAATTTTTTGAGAAGTGAAGGGAGACTCTCAACTAACTTTTTATAAAGAGATggataatattttctttttttttttgtctgaaGAGAGATCAAAAAATAGAAgtactatttaaaaaaaaaattggcctAAGTACTCCAAACATACCCTTTATGACCTGCAAAAAAATTGGACAGGTGAGTTCCACGCTAAGGCACTTGAACTGTAAGAACTAAAAAAATATCACCTGATAGACATATAAATGACTTACTTTTTTGGCAACATCAATGTGAAGATGGCTGGAAGCAACTTAATCAAGGAGAACTGTCTATGACACATAAATATGCGAAAAACTGTCTAAGACGCTTAATATGCTTCAGGACAAGTTAATGACATTAGCATCAAGGACAAGCAAGTGTTATGCACAATCACGAAGAAACAAATTACACATAAATATTGGGAACCAAATATCTCTAATAAAAAATGGACAAGTAATCCACAAACAACCACGTTATACAAGTACAATCATCCACAATGGACTGATCTTTAATAGTACAAACATTCCACATAAGTGGCATGCCACAGAAAGTGTTCTTAGGCCAAGCCTTTCGCCTTCATCAACTTCAGGATGTAGCCGTAGCGATCGGCTGCAGAAGCTCTAAGAAAAATAATCCTTTCACCCTCGTTGTCATATTTGGCATAGTGACAGTTAGCTTCAAGTCTCCACGTGTCCGGAATTTCCATTGAGGTGATCACATCCTGGCACTGCATTATGCCGTGGATGGAGTCGTACTCCGACCTACTCCGTCTGTCCTCAAGAATGAAGTCGGTGTAATTCCCGATCTTGCTTAGAGCATCCTCAAGACCAGTAGATGACCGTGTCGATTTTGAACCTCTACTCCCTTCAGGTTCACCACTGGTTCCTAGGCTTGAGGCTGACCGTTTTTGTCCAACTGCACCAGGAACTGGGGGCACATAGTAGACGTCGTCGTCATCCTCAACTGCTGTTACGTTCACCGGAGTAGGCACCCTCGAGCTAGAGGCTTTACCTTTTCCCTTCCGACTTTTAGTAGCAGAGTTGGACCGTTCTCGGCGAGGCGGTTCCGGTTGAACTACCTCGCTTGCAGACTGGGCACGGCTGCCTGTAGCATGTCTTCCAAGCAGTAGAGGTGTCAACCGATCATACCAGTAGCATGAATTCTCTTTTTTGAAGTCAACGTACGAGGCATTGGTCTGGTCAAATGCAAATATGAAGTCAGCCCACAGGAGTTGATACTGTACAAGGAAAATATCTTAATATTCGAGTTATTTTAACAAGGAAAATGCTAATTCAATTAACTTTGTCGATAGCTAAATCCAGGATCCAAAACTTTGTCGATAgctatttttttgtatattaaaCAAAGAGTTGTGAATGACAAATCACCAGCAGCTAAGCCGAGCAATTTTCACATCTTGCAGTCAAATAATCCAATCAAAGCTAATCCAGTTAATCTCAATGCCCAGAAAAGAATGGTCAACTAAGCGAAGGATAATCCAACTTCAAGTAAATCATATCATGGAAACAAGAACCCAGATTTATAAATTTACTCACTAATGCTGCCTTGATTTGCTACTATCACATCTTACTTCCAATATAACCCATACAGAGAGGATAAAAGAATCCAAAGCCACACTGATTACTTTGTGAAGAAACAAAAACACAACCAAGCCTCCAAAACACACTCGTAAAAAAGCTGATTCAGCAAGAAAGACTAACAACGAGGATGAAAAAGGATGTAACCCGAGTTGTCATCCGAATTCATTGAagctgtattttttttaaagagcAAAATTCATGCGCTTACTGAAAACTCTAAATATTCAAGTTATTTTAACAAGGAAAATGCTTATATTATTCAGGAACCTCCCCTTATAACCCTTTATAACCCAAATCTAGTTCTATTCAGAATTGAATATTTCAGTTGTGCACCAAATTACAGGTTCTTTTCATCATTCAATCTAATAAGGATGTAATGACTGAGCTACAATTCGTAACCCATCAAAAGACTTCGAGGATTAAAAATAAGATGGAATAACAAGTGGAGTCAGCATATAAAACTTGATGAAGTCACCGGAAACTCAAGGATGAAAAGACATCAAGGATTAGACACAAGTGAGAATAACAAGTGCAGTTTAAACAAGATTGAGTGCTCAGATTTTAGTTCAATAGGGAATGCAGAAGTCACCTTTCAAATCTGAAGTACAGAGAAATTCAATTAACAGAAGTCAGGCAAGCGACAAGTCCATACCTGCTCCAAGTTGGCCCAATGTTCATCGTCAGCAGTGAAACAGTAGCTGTCCTCACTCCACCCAACCCCGGTCTCTGTTTTTGATGAAATCCCACGCAGATTGCAGAACAGgtcccatttcttcttgatgTGATAGAATCTGGTCTGCAATTGCTGGCCAGTCACAGTCAGTATGTGATTGCTCGTCAAATGGGCTGCCAACATGTCGTAGTTGGTCTCTAGCGACTTCCTGTTGTCCCAAATGTTATTTTCCCGCCAACTGACGTAGGTTGTGAGGAAAGCTTCATCCATTGCATCAGTCCAGTGAATCCTAGAAGCCATTTGCTAAGTTTGATGGGAAAAAACAGTTAGCAGTGGACTGATATAACATAAATTGAATTAAAGTGGTTTGGAAACAGATCTGGACCATCAATAGTGAAAGCAAAAACAGGTACAGAAGGAACTCAACGAAGGCACTTGCCTCAAGGTACACCTCAAGGCACTTGATGTAGTTGTTGGATGCAGTTGACGAACAAGTAGAGCAATGGGACGTACAGCTAACAGGTGAGCTTCAAAATTCGAACCAAAAGTATTATTAACCAATTAATATGCTGCGCACATTACTTTCTAATACAGCGTAGAAGGACATACAATCACAAGAAGGCTTCTTCCTCTTCTCAGCGGTCATAACCGAAGAGAGAACTGCCTCACAACAACCGAAATGGCAGCAGCTGGACAGTAAAATTATTAACTCATTGAAAAAAATATGCATCCAAACAGACCATGGGAGTTTGCATCCAAACAAATTCCCAGCATGTTAGCTTTCAAATTCCAATGTGAAACAAAAAATCCCATGCGTCTGTTAATTCTGGAGATTAGCAGTCCACTATAATACATGTTTTTAACTCCTAACAATAAGACATATTCCAAAGCAAAATTAACTTCTAACATCGACTTATCCTCCTAATAAATTAAGGACAGATTTTATTTTCCccattaatttttttgtttccaTGATAAGAAAAAAGCCCAAAGACGATAAATCTCCCTGCTTGCAATTTATCCAGTTAATCCAGTTTTAATGCTCATAACCTTCCAATTTGGAAGGCCAGAGCAGCTTTATTCCACCATTCATACAGATTCGGGTTCAATTAATCCTAAGTAGATTTTAATCTAGCATAAACAAAATCTACTCTTCGCACACAGCCAAGCCCAAATCAGGTGTCCAAGGGAGATAATCAGCTGATGAAGCCGTGGACAACTAGAAAGAGAGATCAACGCAGGTTTATGGAATGTAAATTGCAGCTAATGGTAAATCGAGGGAATTGTACCTGCCGCTGTAGATAGGGAGAAAGTGGAATGGCCTTGGAGCACCCAATTCCGCTTGGGTGTTGGAAGTGTCGACCGCGGCAGGGTGAAATGCGTCCGATAGATTCAAAACGCAGTCAATCTGGTTGTTTGCCGGACGTCGCCGCAGGCTGGGTTTGATTGCTGCTGTCTTTCCCCTCTGTTGGTAGATGAAAATGGTAAAGAGAGGCCCGAACAGAGGAGCTCGTGAAGCCCTTGTGCTGTGTTCAGGAGTAAATGCCTTTACTGTGGCTTTACTCCTCAACCAACGGTTATTTTTATTGCAGCCCTTTCAAAAAATCAGTTGCCACGTGAGCGAATGAATTGTTTGCATGACTTTAGTGCAAAAGGCTGCACCTAAGGAATCCAATGTCGGAACTCTACACAGTAAAAAATCCCACTTTTTATTTTACACGGTACAAACGCCAATTTcttaaattttcaaataacCTACCAATTATGCtttccaaacaaacccattatTTAGGATAAAagcactatccaaacaaatgtGCAGTATGTAGAAATTAATCGATCTAAGGTTAAATGCATATTTGTACAAGCTCATAGACGTGTAAATGCACCTATACTACGGAAACTGATTTTGAACTGGAGTAATGGAGATGTAACaacaaagaagagaagaaattttttaacaaagaaaaatatgtatatatgtagTTGAAGAGCCCATAACACAAAAGCAATTGAGTCGAATGACTGCGGTTTTTGGACAAATACGATTATGTCATCACTAATGCTTCGGTTTTGTGAAACGTTTTCTGGTTTTTAGGTAGTCAAATAATACTACTAACATATTACTACGTGGTTGAAATCTCATTAACTGATACTGATAGTTTTTACTGACTCAACATTCTTATCCAATATGAACTCGTTTTATGTacaattttttgattttcttttctcctatcTTCATCTTAAATTTAAGTACATGAATCTTCAATTTATGACAAACTTTGTTGATTAAACATAACCGCACCATAACTAAAGTGTTTAtgatataatcaaataaatttttgcaaATAATAAGCTATTCAAACGCTTTTTTGTTGTCCATGAAACTTCAATTTTATTCTGAAGAGTCACCTACGGCAGACACAAATTTAAATGTACCATATGGATGCATTTTGGTTTTTCCTTCAAatgtaaataatttttttacattAACCTTTATCCTAGGATGACATTTAATAATTGTACATGTAGGATAATTAATTAAAGGATCTAACAATGCTCATTAAGATCCAGTTTCAAGTATtgatattttggaaaaataaagttaaatagaaaaaaatataatagtAAAGGTAgggtaataattgttagtgtacATTCACACTGGAAATGACAATAAGTATAGGTGCGACAAGAGAAAAGACAAGGATGAAGAATGGGGTGAGAGACAGAGAAGGACACCCCACCGCATCTCCCATCCTCCCTTTTCTTATAAtgttaatattatatatatgaaaaatgtGAGATAAATGATATAGTGTAATCATATACATGTAAATATGAAATTGATAATATGATATTTCTTTTATGATAAAATAATGTaatcttttttgttattttttgtgGTTAATTGATAATCATTTATGTtagtttacttttattttattatggcatataatttattaaaaaaagataattgaTTTAGATTTTATGTAACATCAAATATAGAGAAATGgattcataaaaataaaaaattatttgtaaaCTTTATCTCACATCaaattttttgctaaaaattcaaaaaaataattagtaaATTCATTAttagtgatatatatatatatatatataatcaaatataaaaataaaaatagtagTGGTGGGATAGGAACACCCAGATGGGTAATTGGATGGGATAGAAATAAGGATGGGTGACTATGATAGGAAATGGGACGGGGAATGAAAAACGTTTTTGAGTGGTACGGCCAAAGAGTCAGTCCCTTTATCATTCCCAATTCACATGGTAGGTTAGATATTATTTAGGCATACAAGTGAGTGCACGCTGAATGTGCATTAGAAAAACCCaattaaaaataacaataatattgTGAAGATTTCAAaaggaagcaaaaagaaagctcaccctgtgacgaccccacttctcccaagggtatcggcgggccgcctgcctaactcgcgccaggactcaaaacttaaaacaataaaagtcagaaaaattcaaaagagttctacatacaatcccaaaagagttataattacattctccaaaagtacctgctcacactattacatctttataattaccaccaaaactaaaacaaaaccaaacatactataagtccaactattacaatcaaacctaactatgctaGCGTGTGTGCCAAAAGTTctcgcgtcggcccctgctaaggaaaacaaaaggaatagggtaagctatatgcttagtaagtaaataggggcaaaagcgtaaatttcacgtaacaacagtgacatagtaagagtaaagcaaaagcagaaaagtaacatcacataataaggatacaggtggctccaaagccaattcatatgccatgcgtgatctcctgccgacactccatcgaccacacttaatggttcgtagaacttcacttgtacacccaccgacaccttatcaccctcactggccagtcacctcacaaacttgcccgggcgaacgaaatcacaaacttgagcttgagtcacaagctcgggtcacaaacttggtccacatactcggtgaaccggattcacaaacttggtgacctccaaccaggttggactgatttcgaccaaaccctaaccggctcgaatagttcatttaggtcaagagctcgccccaaactcacaaacttcacaaaattattcaaaagtcaccccgagccacaagctcaaggggtttagttccaaaatgatttatatacatatgtcatgtacaaatatgtgcgtaaattcgggtttagagcgagtgcgataaagtacactctcgcctaagtaccctcttcatacatgtcgaaacacataagcaactaacacataagagcgggatcaatacttactcaaaataccaaagtagtactaaagcaaaatcgcttcgcgcgtgttcgctaatagtgggccccaccggctctgcctaactcaccactgtctgaaatagaaaatTGTAtcataatatatcacaaacggccactaacggacttaaaacaagcaaaacgacaaaattggcacgcgcaagtgcggaaacggcaaaaaggggcacacgcgcacgcgcggaacggcaaacgggacggccaaatctgccatctcaaaccgttttggtcaaaagttaggctaggagtgtcggatcaaggtgggtgagacaccgtttcgaagctaaaaggaagagctacaactttaatttaggtatctcaacccagatctcaataggtataggtaAAAAATGCACGAAACAGTGCCAGATGTTTCATTGcggtttaccaaacaggccctgtttgcaaggccgtaactcacggctcagaaatcgaaatcaagaaattccagagacgttagaaagctgagacataaggctaaaactttgatgttttggccaagatctgaatccactcagaatagaacgaaaatcgagtgccaaaatacccgtcagaactgtccagatacaaggcagttctgacgatcgatattgtttgggtcataacggaagctacggaactcggatttcgacgtactttataccgtttcgaagccaaaaccgagatctacatttcttatgaaggagttacCACCCAGATCAtacggtatcaaaaccgaaaaagtcacgggcagaagctaaactaaaaacgtacagaatctgatgttcaaaacaggcttaaGTTTTCATCTATAATTCATGATaccctaatccgtttgacctgaaattttacaggcatattcagAACTTAAGggtctacaatgttgaagaaggctactcagtccaatttcgagtgtaactacgtcaaaaatgtcacatactacaccagaatcgcaaaacaggttcacaaaccgtattctagtacaaacatcataaaacagcctacataagtccaaatccagaaattctaaagccatatgaaagcttagaaacagggctacatttcattagaagaccagaacaacca containing:
- the LOC113724603 gene encoding uncharacterized protein; its protein translation is MAWNNRRGARGRNADRMRQDEEDEALLLMSASLMLMHPSLAHVDNNQPLPQHDGSFTDRQWVERVLYGHHRRSIDNMRITVDNFLLLSNILVERQYVPHNYQQRVPIQEALAMTLMLVSHKHTHRVLGTIFDRSIETINRNIKKVLRGLCLFAAEIIRPGDQTAVHPRIANSTNFYPWFKDAVGAMDGTHISACPPTGEQMTYTNRHGWQSQNVLAVCDHDMRFIYVYAGWEGSAHDARVLESALAYPSDFPLPQPGQYYLVDAAYRNAPGFMPPYKNVGSESPAKTLFNTRHSQLRNVIERIFGVLKKRFKWLKGPVDNFYMSTQISIVIACCALHNFLRMHQPEDAHFQRFESEDVPLNEEQAIGGLAPQPFALNVSPAELAEWKTKRDYIATQMYAARERHRR
- the LOC140035412 gene encoding uncharacterized protein — translated: MASRIHWTDAMDEAFLTTYVSWRENNIWDNRKSLETNYDMLAAHLTSNHILTVTGQQLQTRFYHIKKKWDLFCNLRGISSKTETGVGWSEDSYCFTADDEHWANLEQTNASYVDFKKENSCYWYDRLTPLLLGRHATGSRAQSASEVVQPEPPRRERSNSATKSRKGKGKASSSRVPTPVNVTAVEDDDDVYYVPPVPGAVGQKRSASSLGTSGEPEGSRGSKSTRSSTGLEDALSKIGNYTDFILEDRRSRSEYDSIHGIMQCQDVITSMEIPDTWRLEANCHYAKYDNEGERIIFLRASAADRYGYILKLMKAKGLA